One genomic segment of Paenibacillus durus includes these proteins:
- the rpiA gene encoding ribose 5-phosphate isomerase A, with protein MSDDIKKICAREALKFIKTGTVIGLGGGSTISYLIQYLKEDANLEIKVVTPSVKTRLLCIQNGLEVLYTSAVEQVSVAFDGCDEVDESLNALKSGGGIHTKEKLIASMAEDYILLVDDTKFVNRLTFKHPVVLEILEDSLAYVQRKVTELGGKPSIRSSAAKDGFTVTENGNLLLDVHFEQVEDIAKLESDLQQIRGVVDTSLFVNVATKALIAGESGIRLVSAAKN; from the coding sequence ATGTCTGACGATATCAAGAAAATCTGCGCTAGGGAAGCCCTTAAGTTTATTAAGACCGGCACGGTTATCGGCTTGGGCGGAGGAAGCACCATATCCTATCTGATCCAATATCTCAAAGAGGATGCCAATCTTGAGATCAAAGTGGTGACGCCATCCGTCAAGACGAGACTGCTCTGCATCCAGAACGGGCTGGAGGTGCTGTACACGTCCGCGGTTGAGCAAGTATCGGTAGCTTTTGACGGCTGCGACGAGGTGGATGAAAGCCTGAACGCGCTGAAGAGCGGAGGCGGCATCCATACGAAAGAAAAGCTAATCGCTTCCATGGCGGAAGACTACATACTGCTTGTCGACGATACGAAGTTTGTGAATCGCCTGACCTTTAAGCATCCCGTCGTTCTGGAGATCCTTGAGGATTCTTTGGCCTATGTGCAGCGTAAAGTAACGGAGCTGGGAGGCAAGCCGTCCATTCGGTCGAGTGCCGCCAAAGACGGGTTCACCGTGACGGAGAACGGAAATCTGCTGCTGGACGTGCATTTTGAACAGGTGGAGGATATTGCCAAGCTTGAAAGCGATCTGCAGCAGATTCGCGGGGTGGTCGATACATCCTTATTTGTCAATGTGGCTACGAAAGCGCTGATTGCCGGTGAATCCGGCATCCGACTGGTGTCCGCAGCGAAGAATTAA
- a CDS encoding sugar-binding transcriptional regulator: MDNNEEIRLMLKVAQMYYDNDMTQSEISKELGIYRTTISRMLKKIREKGIVKITINYSLSETFSIERQLVERFGLKEAIVVPVTGDDKKSKLKVMGQACAQLISRIVGDEDVVGLAWGSSLAEVINELEEPRESGAVFVPMVGGPSGKLESQFHVNTLVYAAAQKFKGTSYLIDVPAILERKETRDQIVESQYFQNISELWEKVTIAIFGIGSIQIKGSATWNSFYGNELFEELERGQIVGDICSQFFDIGGNLVTTSISERRIAIGLDHLHKTKYSIGVAESEEKADAIIGALRGKYVNVLVTTEETARIILERTV; the protein is encoded by the coding sequence ATGGATAATAATGAAGAGATCAGGTTAATGCTGAAGGTTGCCCAGATGTATTACGACAACGACATGACGCAGAGCGAAATTTCGAAGGAGCTTGGGATTTACCGGACGACCATAAGCCGCATGTTGAAGAAAATCCGCGAGAAAGGCATCGTGAAGATCACGATTAACTATAGCCTGAGCGAAACCTTCAGCATCGAACGGCAGCTGGTGGAGCGCTTCGGTCTGAAGGAAGCAATCGTAGTCCCGGTTACAGGCGACGATAAGAAGTCCAAGCTGAAAGTCATGGGCCAGGCTTGCGCACAGCTGATCAGCCGGATTGTCGGTGATGAAGATGTGGTCGGTTTAGCCTGGGGAAGCTCGTTGGCCGAGGTCATTAATGAACTGGAAGAGCCCCGCGAATCCGGCGCCGTGTTCGTGCCTATGGTTGGCGGACCGTCGGGCAAGCTGGAGAGTCAATTCCATGTGAATACCCTTGTGTACGCAGCCGCGCAGAAGTTTAAGGGAACGTCCTACCTGATTGATGTTCCTGCCATACTGGAGCGCAAGGAAACGCGGGATCAGATCGTGGAGTCGCAATATTTTCAGAACATTTCGGAACTTTGGGAAAAGGTTACCATTGCGATTTTTGGCATCGGTTCCATTCAGATAAAGGGCAGCGCGACCTGGAATTCTTTTTACGGGAACGAGCTGTTTGAAGAGCTGGAAAGAGGCCAAATTGTCGGGGATATTTGTTCCCAATTTTTTGATATCGGCGGAAATCTTGTGACTACAAGCATCTCCGAGCGCAGGATTGCGATTGGGCTGGACCATTTGCACAAGACGAAGTATTCCATTGGAGTTGCGGAGTCGGAGGAAAAGGCGGACGCCATTATTGGCGCTTTGCGCGGAAAATATGTTAACGTTCTGGTGACTACTGAAGAAACGGCCCGGATCATTTTGGAACGCACAGTCTAA
- a CDS encoding nitroreductase family protein, with product MGLITVDQEECIQCEICVKECPTRALTMGEQGPEETSPTACIECGHCVAVCPNEAIDHSLTPLAGQLPISEFSKFSAEEAERFLRSRRSIRSYKKTAVPREKLLQLVEIARFAPTGSNSQGISYVIVEDKETLRKASEMTIQCLENAPVLGTRYSSIVDTYRKEGTDVILRNAPSLILTTAAKDFKNARENSIFSLTYLELFAPSIGLGSCWAGLLEFCARAEGSPMLDLFHIPEDKIITGAVMVGYPMYQYKRLVDRNPLDVAFFSPGKVTV from the coding sequence GTGGGATTAATTACAGTAGATCAAGAAGAGTGCATACAATGTGAGATATGTGTGAAAGAATGTCCAACCCGTGCTTTAACTATGGGAGAACAAGGTCCCGAAGAGACGTCGCCGACAGCCTGTATTGAATGCGGACATTGTGTCGCTGTATGCCCAAACGAAGCGATTGATCATTCATTAACGCCGCTGGCCGGACAGCTTCCAATCTCAGAGTTCAGCAAGTTTAGCGCAGAAGAAGCCGAGCGCTTCTTACGATCCCGCCGTTCTATACGCAGTTACAAGAAGACGGCGGTTCCACGGGAAAAACTGCTGCAGCTTGTGGAGATCGCCCGCTTCGCGCCTACGGGCAGCAATTCACAGGGGATCTCCTATGTCATTGTTGAGGATAAAGAGACTTTGCGCAAGGCTTCGGAAATGACGATCCAGTGCCTGGAAAATGCCCCCGTATTAGGCACGCGATATTCTTCCATCGTTGACACATACCGTAAAGAAGGAACGGATGTGATTCTGCGCAATGCTCCAAGCCTTATCCTCACAACTGCTGCTAAAGATTTCAAGAACGCCCGGGAAAATTCGATCTTCTCGCTGACCTATCTCGAATTATTTGCGCCTTCCATCGGCTTAGGTTCCTGTTGGGCGGGGCTGCTCGAATTTTGTGCGCGTGCAGAAGGTTCCCCCATGCTGGATTTGTTCCATATCCCAGAAGATAAGATCATCACCGGAGCAGTGATGGTGGGATACCCTATGTATCAATACAAAAGATTAGTGGACCGGAATCCGCTGGATGTTGCTTTTTTCAGTCCCGGGAAAGTAACGGTGTAA
- a CDS encoding GIY-YIG nuclease family protein produces MKDKITSLPTSPGVYLMKDSLGGIIYVGKSKNLKKRVQSYFYNLRSHPKKVKQLVGHIKDLEHRVTDTEFEAFMLECRLIQELKPMYNKKMKNPLAYTYIVIKITVGLRRIEITNKPGASDDHVVFGPYTANRNSVERAVQGIQQCYKIACTHSHWSSSACLNYSLGLCLGMCLGGEAVNEYNRILDRFIALLDGSDRGLYEEMQQRMQEAAEQYDFKAAAKYRDYIESVDFILNKEKVIGFTEENRNIVIYEYLSEDTIKLFLVKRNVILHREKLTLGPSGMEPLHARIKDLIMNSFRADSTLQSSKVSREEIDEAQIIYSYLQGSACHYLFIPEEWLESGDHPDIDKALHAYLNNALTPI; encoded by the coding sequence ATGAAAGACAAAATTACAAGCCTTCCCACATCGCCGGGAGTCTATCTGATGAAAGATTCGCTTGGCGGGATCATTTATGTCGGCAAATCCAAGAATCTCAAAAAAAGAGTGCAATCCTACTTCTATAACTTGAGGTCCCATCCCAAAAAGGTAAAGCAGCTGGTCGGCCACATAAAGGACCTGGAGCACAGAGTGACAGATACCGAATTTGAGGCTTTTATGCTGGAGTGCAGGTTAATTCAGGAATTGAAGCCCATGTACAATAAAAAAATGAAAAATCCGCTCGCCTACACCTATATTGTTATAAAGATCACCGTAGGGCTGCGCCGTATAGAAATTACCAACAAACCTGGCGCAAGCGATGACCATGTGGTATTCGGACCCTACACAGCTAACCGAAATTCGGTGGAACGGGCGGTCCAAGGGATTCAGCAATGTTACAAAATCGCCTGCACTCATTCTCACTGGAGCAGCTCCGCCTGCTTGAACTATTCACTCGGGCTATGTCTAGGCATGTGTCTGGGCGGGGAGGCTGTTAACGAATATAACCGGATCTTAGACCGGTTTATCGCTCTTCTTGACGGCAGTGACCGGGGACTGTATGAAGAAATGCAGCAAAGAATGCAGGAGGCGGCCGAGCAGTACGACTTTAAGGCGGCGGCGAAATACAGGGACTATATAGAGTCCGTAGACTTCATTCTAAATAAGGAAAAAGTAATCGGATTCACCGAAGAGAACCGGAATATCGTCATCTATGAATATTTAAGCGAGGATACGATCAAGCTCTTTCTCGTCAAACGGAATGTCATTCTTCACAGGGAGAAGCTTACACTCGGGCCGTCTGGAATGGAGCCGCTGCACGCCAGGATAAAGGACTTAATTATGAACAGCTTCAGGGCCGATTCGACTCTTCAATCCAGTAAAGTTAGCCGTGAAGAAATTGATGAGGCTCAGATTATTTACAGCTATCTCCAGGGCAGCGCCTGCCATTATCTCTTTATTCCTGAAGAATGGCTTGAATCTGGCGACCACCCCGACATTGACAAAGCGCTGCATGCTTATCTGAATAACGCATTGACTCCCATTTGA
- a CDS encoding PTS fructose transporter subunit IIC translates to MKLVAITSCPTGIAHTYMAAEALQVAAKAMGHNIKVETQGSVGAENVITEQDLREADGIIIAADTKVDKSRFAGRAIIEVPVKEAIRDPKELINRALNAKPEAAAKVDLTEQVNQIKAEEKESRSGIYKHLMTGVSFMIPFVVAGGLLIALGFAIGGIYVFDHPGSIGETLFTTGKSAFALMIPILGAYIAYSIADRPALVPGMIGGYFASTNGSGFLGALLAGFAAGYLVLAIKKYLKLPKTMQGLMPILIIPLLSAGIMGLLMVYVVGEPVAFVNKALADWLNSLNGTNAAILGIILGLMQAFDMGGPVNKAAYAFATSTLVPGHASPIMAAVMAAGMVPPLGIALSTVLAKRKYTAAEKEAGKACWALGASFITEGAIPFAATDPLRVIPSIMAGSAVAGGLSMVFGAGLAVPHGGVWVLLIPNVVTQLVPYIIAILAGTAVTAGILSFVKKNVSEISGSKVQYDNVQGELKL, encoded by the coding sequence ATGAAGCTTGTAGCCATTACGTCTTGTCCGACCGGTATAGCTCACACCTATATGGCGGCGGAAGCACTTCAAGTGGCAGCCAAAGCAATGGGTCATAACATCAAAGTAGAGACCCAAGGCTCCGTTGGCGCCGAGAACGTGATTACAGAGCAGGATCTCCGGGAAGCGGACGGAATCATTATTGCCGCCGATACCAAGGTAGATAAGAGCCGTTTTGCCGGAAGAGCGATCATTGAAGTTCCGGTTAAGGAAGCCATCAGAGATCCAAAAGAGCTGATTAACCGGGCTTTAAACGCCAAGCCGGAGGCTGCCGCAAAAGTGGATCTGACCGAGCAGGTAAATCAAATCAAGGCGGAAGAAAAAGAATCGAGAAGTGGAATCTACAAGCATCTGATGACCGGCGTTTCATTCATGATACCTTTTGTGGTGGCTGGCGGCCTGCTGATTGCGCTGGGCTTCGCCATCGGCGGTATATATGTCTTCGACCATCCGGGATCGATTGGCGAAACGTTGTTCACAACCGGTAAATCGGCATTTGCCTTGATGATTCCCATCTTGGGCGCATATATCGCATACTCGATTGCCGACAGGCCCGCTCTAGTACCCGGGATGATCGGCGGATACTTTGCCAGCACGAACGGGTCGGGCTTCCTTGGCGCTCTGCTTGCCGGCTTTGCTGCAGGTTATCTGGTGCTTGCGATCAAGAAGTATCTGAAGCTGCCCAAAACGATGCAGGGCCTGATGCCAATCCTTATTATTCCTTTACTGTCCGCGGGTATTATGGGACTGCTCATGGTTTACGTTGTTGGAGAGCCGGTCGCCTTCGTCAACAAGGCATTGGCTGATTGGTTGAATTCGCTTAATGGTACAAATGCGGCAATACTTGGAATTATTCTTGGATTGATGCAGGCCTTCGACATGGGAGGTCCGGTCAACAAGGCGGCCTATGCGTTCGCCACTTCCACGCTCGTACCGGGTCACGCTTCGCCGATTATGGCGGCTGTTATGGCAGCCGGTATGGTTCCGCCGCTTGGAATTGCACTGTCGACCGTGCTTGCGAAGAGAAAGTACACGGCTGCGGAAAAAGAAGCGGGGAAAGCCTGCTGGGCCTTGGGCGCATCCTTCATTACCGAAGGCGCTATCCCATTCGCTGCGACCGATCCTCTTCGGGTCATCCCGTCCATCATGGCCGGTTCCGCAGTGGCCGGCGGTCTGTCAATGGTGTTTGGAGCTGGACTAGCCGTTCCGCACGGCGGCGTATGGGTGCTGTTGATTCCGAATGTCGTAACCCAACTGGTTCCGTATATCATTGCCATTTTGGCAGGGACAGCGGTTACGGCGGGCATCCTTTCTTTTGTTAAGAAAAATGTAAGTGAAATTAGCGGTTCAAAAGTACAATACGATAACGTTCAGGGGGAATTGAAACTATGA